GGGATATCATGGGACACAGATGAAGAAAGGCTAAGAGAGTATTTCACCAACTATGGAGATGTCGTTGAAGCTGTGATCATGAGAGACCGTGCCACGGGACGTGCACGTGGCTTTGGATTCATCGTCTTTGCTGATCCCAGCGTTGCAGAGAGAGTCATCTTGGAGAAACACATCATCGATGGCCGCACGGTACCTTCTTTTTAACTTTCTTGTCCATAGAAAAAGCTCAGATCTTAGCAGAATCTTCTATGAAATGCACAGTAGACTGTACGAAGTGTAGGAACTCAAATTCTACGATAGGTCAAACTGAATAATTGTAAAGCATTTGCATAAATAAatccataaatatataaatactgaTAGACACTATTTCCTTAATTCTGTAAACGTCCGGCGTTTGTTTTTCCCAGGTTGAGGCGAAGAAGGCTGTGCCACGAGATGATCATCAACAGGTGATGAAACGACACGCTAGTCCTATACACCTTATGTCACCTCTCCATGGTGGTGGCAACAGGACAAAGAAGATCTTTGTAGGAGGTTTACCGTCTAGCATTACAGAAACGGAGTTCAAGAACTACTTTGATCAGTTTGGTACAATTGCTGATGTTGTGGTGATGTATGACCACAACACGCAGAGGCCAAGAGGGTTTGGCTTCATTACATTTGACTCTGATGATGCTGTTGATAGAGTTCTCCACAAGACCTTCCATGAGCTCAATGGGAAGCTAGTTGAGGTCAAAAGAGCTGTTCCTAAGGAGGTTTCGCTGGTTTCGAACATCCGAAGCCCGCTTCATGGTGCTGGTTATGGTGGCATCTATGGAGGTGGGTCTAATAGGATGTCTGTTAATAATAGCTACTTCAACAACTTTGCTCCTGCTTCTGGTTATTACAACAATCTAGGAGGCTCTGTTGGTGGTCGGTTTAGTCCTGTTATTGGTAGTGGTAGATTGAATCATGAGTTGAACTTGAACTTGAATCCAAGCTATGATGGAATAACGTTTAACCGGTTCCCTAACAACCCTTACTTCAACAACGCTTCTCCAAGCCGTTACACCTCTCCAATTGGACAGAACAGAACCGAGTCTCACTacagttctagcaacatagacTTGTGGGGGAACAGAACTGACAATGCAGAACCCGGATGGAACTTGAATGTGTCTAGTGGAAACAACAGAGGGAACTGGGGACTTCCTTCTTCTGCTGTTGGTAATGATAACAATGGTTATGGAAGAAACTTTGAGACAGGCTCTGGACTTTCTGCTTCCCCTTTTGAAGGTTCTATAGGAAACTTGTACAGAGGCGGTTCTGTTTACAGTGACTCAATGTGGCGgcaacagcagcagcagctaCCACCACAGTCTTCTCAAGAGATAGACGCTTTCTCTTACGGTTATGACATTGACAATGTGGGCTCAGACCCATCTGCAAATGACTCAGAAAGTTACAATGTTGGAAATAGACAAACTAATAGAGGTAAACAACACTAATAAGTTTCCTGGTTCTCATAAGACTTTCTTTTGTTGACTTTGATTACATTTGATCGAGATTTTAATGGTTCTGATCTGTGTTTTCTTTAGGTATTGAGGCATAGGTTATCAAAACTGAAAGAAACAGCTATACATTGCAGTTTGAAGAGGTTCTTGTGACAAAGGAAACCAACTTTGTTGATAACAGTTTTTGTGTTCTTATATAAAGATAAGATTGTAGCAGCAGTAAAAGATACAACAACATGAATGAGTGAAGATTTGCTTTCAATGTTCTTCTCAaaagcctttttttttaataggaaTAACCAAACAAAGATCGTGGACTTTTCGATCAAGATTCTTCAGTGCTCTGTTTtgtaattttactttttgttttctccTTATTTTCCAATGGAATTGTTCATGAATATTTCGTTTACATTTAGTGTGGGAAAAATATGACTATTTTGTTGCATATTCCATCAATGAGATATATTTACTTTGgtttattttctattaatttttttgtcaacttttaaatgtattatttgtggaagaaaatttatgaaaactctttttacttttagatatttttttcagGTAAATAAACTGTAGTTTTCCATACTCGATTAGGAAATAAACTAAAGATAGAAAGGGTCAGATAAACAGAATAGACGAATTTTTCTAAGAAAAAAGTTGATAAACCAATAAAAAGTTTGAGAACATGCAGTAGACACTAGATACACACTGACACACAGGTCCCAGTAACAAAGAGTCTGTCAAATGTTATTTAAATGCTATATACATGTGCAAACGGCATATGATCACCAAAGCCAATGAAGTTATCCAAGTTCCCCTCCGATGCTTGCTACTTTGCTAGCTAGCtacaaaacacaaagaaaatgtTAGAGAAAGTAGTTAGTGAAAACCATTTTCATTCACTGTTACCCCTGTGATAATCTTTAAATCCTTACCAATATTACAGTTGGATCCCTTTATTATTTTTACCACAATAGtgcaaagacaaaaaaaaaagcatcttTTAAAAATCCTATGAAAGAGACACTTCAACTAACCAAAGAACATGCAACCATTTGTTTTCAGAAAGCTGAATCATTGGACCATTTGCCTCTCTCCCCACCTATGGGACCTCCTCTTGATGGTCACACAGAAAAAAAATGGGTCCAGAGAGTGACAATCACAACACATGATGATTGTCCTAATAATTAAGCAATCTTAGCATTACTCACTAAGCTTCAGAGATTCTTGTGGATGTTAAAAAATAAGCATTTCAGGAAGAGAAAAACAAACATGATTAGGCAACATACGTTTCTAAATAGTACAAAGGCTAGTGATGCATAATAATAACTTCACATCAACTAAAGCATGGGAGGTTCAACATCAAATAGTAACCttataaaaattacattatTAGGAGATTAGTCTTTCTTGCCTCTGAACTTGGTAAAAGAGATGCTCAGAAGAAAGCCCTGCTCCCATAAAACACACGGGATCCTTTGTTGCTCTTTGGTGTTGGCAGCTTCTGAGAAACATCAGAGCTTGAATCATCTGACTTTGTTGGGCTATCAATGTCCAGAGGAAGCTTCATCTTAGCCAGTGAATCAGTAAACTGTTGCATGCTTTTCATGTACATGTCCACTATATCCTGCTGCACCACCTTTGACTCTGTCTCAACCTTCCTCACACTGATGATGGGTTTCACAGTCTTCTCCTCAGATGTCTCAGCTGAAGCCTCACTCCCTGTCTCttcctgagaatccgctttggAGTTCACCTGAGAGAGATGCTCATGGTTTGGTGTTTCTGTGGCTGAGTGAGCTGAAGCGTGAGGAGAAGCGTCTCCATTTGTTGCATTGCTGCTCTCAGGTGAATCTTGCTTCATTACATGTTTCTCAGTATCAGAAGTAACCAAGCTGTCTGAAGTTTCTGACTCAATAGTGGAAGAGGACATCTCAAAATACTCAGAAACCATCTTCTCGTTTTCATTTGCAACATTAGGATCCGGAAACTCTATCTTCTCCAACTCATCCGGAACTGATTCAGACCCTTCTTGATTCTTTCCACTTTGATCATCACCAGAAACAGCTGGAAAAGCCATCACTTCAGGGTAGGATCCATTGTAGGAGAGAGACAACTGAACAAAACCAGCAGGAGAATGGTACAGATCAGTGGAAGAAAGAGAGAACTCTTTCTCTAGTTTCCCATTCTTGAAGAGAAGTTCGGACATAGGAACCAGAGTAAAACCAAGAAGCTGGTCTTCAAGATAGTTCTTCACCCTACTCATCATGTAAATCTCACACTTGAGGGAAGCGTCCAAAGCCCTGACGTCAAGCTTGACTTTGTCGTCAAAAACAGGATTCCTCCCACCTCCGTTGATGATTTTGGTGGAGACAGACTTTGCAGGATCACTTGTGAGGCAAAGCTTGGCGTACACGTCTTGCTTGTGGTAGATACAGATGTTCTGGATGTCTCTTGCATGATGCACATAAACCTCAAGAGTACCACCAACAAGTTCTTGTTGGCCGCAGCTGATGGAATCTTTTCCATTGGGTTTGATGCTGTTTGATTGGTTTTTACAGCTCTGCACGGAAGTTGATTTCTCATTCTCGGACTCACCAGTCTTGAATGGTGAAACAACAGATTGTGGGGAGTCCATAAGAAACGATCCTGCAAAAACATAAAAGGCCAAAAAAAGTTGTGATTTGCTTAACTGTGTCTAACAGACTCAACGGCTATAAGAACTGAACACAGAGAGTAAGTGTTTATAGGAGGTTAtgaaaacaaatcacaaatgtAATGTAACTGAAGGATCAATTCTTAAGATAGAgatttggaaaagaaaaaaaccagAGACTGAAAGATCAAACACCAACCAAAAGGACAGTTAGATGTCAAAATCAGAGTTGAAAACTTGGAAGAGTTTCTGTCTTTCATGCTTTTAGCCCAAGCTAAGCTCAGCAGAGCTAGTAGCTATACATGAGAGTTTCTAACTCATAATAAAATCGCTCGAAATTCAATAAACAATCAACATAGCCAAAATCCACAGATCAAGTTGAGACAACAACGTAAGACCTAACTAGAGATATGTTTTAAGTACGAGTCTTAATTTCAATTCAAACTCTAAACCAAGTCAAATAATCCATGAGAGGGTTCAATAAATAAAGGAATAGACTTTTATCTTAGTGACAACAACCGACGACCTAACtgaaagtttcaaactttcttgCTTGTTCCAATCAGACCAGAGagcaaaaattcaaaactatgTCACAGCTCCCACTCAACTCAACACAAACAAAGAAGGTGTGattacttcaaaaaaaaaaaaaaaacttgcctTGAAATCCAGAACCAAGCTCTGATCCGCAACTAGAAGAGAAGACAAacttaaaacagagaaaaagaagagTAAAAAGGACAAACTCGTAGTTGTACTCGTGTAAGAAGATGAACAACAAGCAAGCATGTGAGTTACACAAGAAAGTTAGAAACAAACAGAACAGTTTTCAAAACAGAGACTTTAAATGCAAAACCGTTGAAAAAGAAAGATTGGAACTTTAGGGGTCGTCGGCTgcgagaaatatatatatatatagagagagagagaaggttaGGGTTTTAGCACATTCACTTCTATGGCGGACCACTAAAGAAAGTAGTGGGGTCATAGTCACAAAATTCAACTGTTTCGGCTGTGAATAAAAAGTAGATTGAAAGTTTAAAAGCTTTTCTATGAGACcgttcaataaaaaaaaaggaagatcgTAAAAGCTTACAATGATACTTCACGCGGATGAATTCACTTACAGGAGCTGTTTGGAAGAAGGAAAGCTGTGAGCTTTTGGCTGGCAAAAGCGTTAATGGAGGAGTCTTTGCTGTGTTGCTGCTGGTTTTGTAATTTGGCAAATATTATCCGCCaaagttaaattattaaaaagaataaaagctAGCAGAGAgcgttttcatttctttttaatgGGCTCTTTTGGGCCCACTCGTGAGTTTCTAGCACGGCATATCAATTATCAAGTCATTCTCAATCACATGATCTCTCTctaataatgttttttcttcttctctaaatACAAATTGCAAACAAATACCGATATGATTATCTTAAATAATTATGGAATTTCTGAAGTAAAGAAGCGGACGAAAACTTTAATTATACCTTTCTGcaactctatatatatatagacacaAATATCGTTTTTGTCTTTGATAAATGAGTGGATATGAATGCATGACTACACAGGTTAAAGTTGGATAtgatattaaaaagaaatgaTTTTTTGAAGATATGTAGAACCCACAAGAATGATATAAAAAGATCCGAAAGTgctgtttcttttttaactttGTATATTGTCATCATTCATGAgttaaatatcatttttttttccttttctttttacaattattGGTTCTACTTCTATATGTTTTTGATGCCACATTTTTCAAAATGTAATTGCtaacattataaaataaaaatgtcacCATCATCTGGATGCCTACTCTTTCCTTTTAGTTGCTTAAAATcttaaattcaattttattaactCAGAAATCAACTTTTCCCCTAACTCCAAATTATTGTTAAATTATTCTCCATCCTCACATATTTATATCTAtcataaggaaaaaaaataaactagtCACTTGCAATGAACTAAACCTGAAAGACTGAAATTGATTTGTGCAGGGACGGTGACTTTTTGGGTTAACATGGACGGTGCAGCTATTCCccggtttatatatttattggttAATGAAATcaatttcttaaataaaacaaatttggaaaaaaaatatttgaaaatttggaATACCGAAATAATTCGAAAATAAAGAAAGCCTTGTAAGCTACAACAATAACACATTGTTAATTTCTTTTCTATAACGAGcctaaaaaacaaatttcagaaatactaaaatctaaaatttgaaaTGGAACCGGATTGAAACCAGAAAGTATAgggtaaaaaaaatcaaaaatctaagAAATGGACAGTCTACTGTGTACTGTCCAGTTCTAGTGGGCTCTTCCTAGAGACCCGATAGCTTTATTTGAGGCCTAACAAAGG
The window above is part of the Brassica napus cultivar Da-Ae chromosome C3, Da-Ae, whole genome shotgun sequence genome. Proteins encoded here:
- the LOC111204368 gene encoding heterogeneous nuclear ribonucleoprotein 1-like encodes the protein MESDLGKLFIGGISWDTDEERLREYFTNYGDVVEAVIMRDRATGRARGFGFIVFADPSVAERVILEKHIIDGRTVEAKKAVPRDDHQQVMKRHASPIHLMSPLHGGGNRTKKIFVGGLPSSITETEFKNYFDQFGTIADVVVMYDHNTQRPRGFGFITFDSDDAVDRVLHKTFHELNGKLVEVKRAVPKEVSLVSNIRSPLHGAGYGGIYGGGSNRMSVNNSYFNNFAPASGYYNNLGGSVGGRFSPVIGSGRLNHELNLNLNPSYDGITFNRFPNNPYFNNASPSRYTSPIGQNRTESHYSSSNIDLWGNRTDNAEPGWNLNVSSGNNRGNWGLPSSAVGNDNNGYGRNFETGSGLSASPFEGSIGNLYRGGSVYSDSMWRQQQQQLPPQSSQEIDAFSYGYDIDNVGSDPSANDSESYNVGNRQTNRGIEA
- the BNAC03G14160D gene encoding uncharacterized protein BNAC03G14160D isoform X1, whose amino-acid sequence is MKDRNSSKFSTLILTSNCPFGSFLMDSPQSVVSPFKTGESENEKSTSVQSCKNQSNSIKPNGKDSISCGQQELVGGTLEVYVHHARDIQNICIYHKQDVYAKLCLTSDPAKSVSTKIINGGGRNPVFDDKVKLDVRALDASLKCEIYMMSRVKNYLEDQLLGFTLVPMSELLFKNGKLEKEFSLSSTDLYHSPAGFVQLSLSYNGSYPEVMAFPAVSGDDQSGKNQEGSESVPDELEKIEFPDPNVANENEKMVSEYFEMSSSTIESETSDSLVTSDTEKHVMKQDSPESSNATNGDASPHASAHSATETPNHEHLSQVNSKADSQEETGSEASAETSEEKTVKPIISVRKVETESKVVQQDIVDMYMKSMQQFTDSLAKMKLPLDIDSPTKSDDSSSDVSQKLPTPKSNKGSRVFYGSRAFF
- the BNAC03G14160D gene encoding uncharacterized protein BNAC03G14160D isoform X2 produces the protein MDSPQSVVSPFKTGESENEKSTSVQSCKNQSNSIKPNGKDSISCGQQELVGGTLEVYVHHARDIQNICIYHKQDVYAKLCLTSDPAKSVSTKIINGGGRNPVFDDKVKLDVRALDASLKCEIYMMSRVKNYLEDQLLGFTLVPMSELLFKNGKLEKEFSLSSTDLYHSPAGFVQLSLSYNGSYPEVMAFPAVSGDDQSGKNQEGSESVPDELEKIEFPDPNVANENEKMVSEYFEMSSSTIESETSDSLVTSDTEKHVMKQDSPESSNATNGDASPHASAHSATETPNHEHLSQVNSKADSQEETGSEASAETSEEKTVKPIISVRKVETESKVVQQDIVDMYMKSMQQFTDSLAKMKLPLDIDSPTKSDDSSSDVSQKLPTPKSNKGSRVFYGSRAFF